From Bacteroidales bacterium, one genomic window encodes:
- a CDS encoding TrkH family potassium uptake protein, with translation MRLGVISRNIGVALVFNSLMMFVSAFVSACYGFDTSFSPLFLSGVITLAAGMFPLIFVRRQGDIGIKEGFVVVVFAWILSCLFGMLPYVLWGGEFSLINAWFESVSGYTTTGSSILVNVEALPHGLLFWRSATHFIGGLGVVAFMLLVLPTAKDAYSVKLSKVEMSALSKENYKFKLFKTARVITIVYLAIIVVETLCLVFFSHMSFFDAINNSMSTAATGGFSVRNGSISYYHSPSAEVIIIIFMYISGLHFGLIYSSFANHSIKIFRNPVVKFYTLGLVVCSFIIAINLLIGGSAHSFPTALRNAAFQLTSIASCTGFATDNASAWPALSILVLFYFTFQGACSGSTGGGIKADRICVFISSLKAQFRKQFHTNAVTRTRLGNRVLEDDFVLDVNAFIIFYIVIVFIVAVLLAFCGVNIQDSFAASVTSMGNCGLTLATFGSFGNYSAFPAFGKFILTFEMLLGRLEIYPLLMIFGVYKWK, from the coding sequence ATGAGGCTTGGCGTTATTTCCAGAAACATTGGGGTTGCTTTGGTATTCAACTCATTGATGATGTTCGTCAGCGCGTTTGTCTCTGCGTGCTACGGATTTGACACATCATTTTCTCCGCTTTTTTTGAGCGGAGTTATTACGCTGGCTGCCGGAATGTTTCCCCTGATTTTTGTTAGGAGACAGGGTGATATAGGGATAAAAGAGGGGTTTGTGGTTGTGGTTTTTGCGTGGATTCTTTCTTGTTTGTTTGGGATGTTGCCATATGTTCTATGGGGTGGCGAATTTTCCCTTATAAATGCGTGGTTTGAGAGTGTGAGCGGGTACACTACAACTGGTTCCTCTATCCTGGTAAATGTAGAGGCCTTACCTCACGGGTTATTGTTTTGGAGAAGTGCAACACATTTTATAGGCGGATTGGGGGTAGTGGCCTTTATGTTACTAGTACTTCCTACGGCAAAGGATGCGTATAGCGTAAAACTTTCAAAAGTTGAAATGAGCGCTTTGTCGAAGGAAAACTACAAGTTTAAACTATTTAAAACAGCGCGGGTTATAACGATTGTTTATCTTGCGATAATTGTAGTTGAAACTCTGTGTCTTGTATTTTTTTCGCATATGAGTTTTTTTGATGCGATAAACAATTCGATGTCTACTGCCGCGACAGGTGGTTTTAGCGTTAGGAACGGGTCTATATCTTATTACCACTCTCCATCCGCTGAAGTGATAATAATAATTTTTATGTATATATCAGGACTGCATTTTGGTTTGATATATTCTTCTTTTGCAAATCATTCTATTAAAATTTTCCGCAATCCTGTTGTGAAGTTTTATACTCTTGGGCTGGTTGTGTGTTCTTTTATAATAGCAATAAATCTTCTTATAGGGGGAAGTGCGCATAGTTTTCCTACCGCCCTAAGAAATGCGGCTTTTCAGTTGACCTCAATCGCATCATGTACCGGGTTTGCTACAGATAATGCTTCCGCATGGCCGGCTTTGTCTATTCTTGTCCTATTTTATTTTACTTTTCAAGGGGCTTGCAGCGGTTCAACTGGAGGTGGTATAAAGGCTGATAGAATTTGTGTCTTCATAAGTTCCTTGAAGGCACAGTTTAGAAAACAATTTCATACAAATGCTGTGACTAGAACCAGATTGGGCAATAGAGTGTTGGAAGATGATTTTGTCTTAGATGTTAATGCCTTCATAATATTTTATATTGTAATTGTTTTTATCGTGGCTGTGCTTCTGGCATTCTGCGGCGTAAATATTCAAGATTCATTTGCCGCCTCTGTTACCAGTATGGGGAATTGCGGACTTACGCTTGCCACGTTTGGTTCTTTTGGTAATTATTCTGCATTTCCTGCATTCGGCAAATTCATTCTTACATTTGAAATGTTGCTGGGTCGTCTTGAGATATATCCTCTTTTGATGATATTCGGCGTTTACAAGTGGAAATAA
- a CDS encoding acetate kinase, which yields MIILVLNSGSSSIKYQVLDMKSKEEHKLLAKGLVERIGLDEGIITHSVPGTDKFKVNRVIPNHTKGIQYVLDLLTDPQHGVLKSLKDINAVGHRMVHGGEIFNKSRLIDSEVIKGVEACNPLAPLHNPACLLGVKAVTEALPGVPQVGVFDTSFHQTIPDYAYMYAIPYHYYKEDKIRKYGFHGTSHRYVSAKGAKFAGLDYNNSRIITCHLGNGCSITAIKDGKSIDTTMGLTPMGGVMMGTRCGTIDPSVPIYLMQKYNSSVADMDAMLNKKSGFLGVSGVSPDMRDVEAAAAKGDEHAILALKMFRYGIIKYVGAYAAAMQGVDLIIFTGGIGENDAVTREAVAKQFEFIGVDFDADANKNMKRGEPAIISKKNSKVIVAVVPTDEELMIATDTMEIVSSVKGGKK from the coding sequence ATGATCATTTTAGTACTAAACAGCGGAAGTTCTTCTATAAAGTACCAGGTGCTTGACATGAAGAGCAAAGAGGAGCATAAATTGCTTGCAAAAGGTCTTGTAGAGAGAATAGGGTTGGATGAGGGTATTATAACTCATTCAGTTCCTGGTACAGACAAGTTTAAAGTTAACAGAGTAATTCCGAATCATACAAAAGGAATTCAATATGTACTTGATTTGCTGACAGATCCGCAGCATGGAGTACTTAAGTCTTTGAAAGATATTAATGCCGTTGGTCACAGAATGGTTCACGGCGGAGAAATTTTTAATAAGAGCCGTCTTATTGATTCAGAGGTGATTAAGGGCGTTGAGGCCTGCAATCCGCTTGCACCGCTTCACAATCCGGCTTGCTTGCTTGGCGTAAAGGCTGTTACAGAGGCGCTTCCTGGCGTTCCGCAGGTTGGGGTTTTTGATACCTCATTCCATCAGACAATTCCTGATTATGCCTATATGTATGCAATTCCTTATCACTATTATAAAGAGGACAAAATCAGAAAGTATGGCTTCCACGGAACAAGCCACAGATATGTATCTGCCAAAGGGGCAAAATTTGCCGGCCTGGATTACAATAACTCCAGAATTATTACCTGTCATCTTGGTAACGGATGTTCCATCACAGCCATAAAAGACGGGAAATCAATTGATACCACTATGGGTCTTACCCCAATGGGCGGTGTCATGATGGGTACGCGCTGCGGAACCATTGATCCGAGTGTTCCTATTTATCTGATGCAGAAGTACAATTCCAGCGTTGCCGACATGGATGCAATGCTAAATAAAAAGAGCGGTTTTCTTGGAGTATCAGGAGTTTCTCCGGATATGAGGGATGTTGAAGCTGCCGCTGCAAAGGGTGATGAGCACGCTATCCTTGCTTTGAAAATGTTCCGTTATGGAATTATTAAATATGTTGGCGCTTATGCTGCTGCAATGCAGGGAGTTGACCTTATAATATTTACCGGCGGAATTGGAGAGAATGATGCCGTTACAAGAGAGGCTGTTGCAAAACAGTTTGAATTCATAGGCGTTGATTTTGACGCAGATGCAAATAAGAATATGAAGAGGGGGGAGCCTGCAATCATTTCCAAGAAAAATTCCAAAGTTATTGTTGCAGTAGTACCTACAGATGAGGAGCTTATGATTGCAACAGATACAATGGAAATTGTATCCTCAGTTAAGGGCGGAAAAAAGTAA
- a CDS encoding S9 family peptidase, producing the protein MRNKKHIYLIAGILCSAITFASFGASFAQKGSSPERGDSYSSAKKNFTLEQIASNNIPAGVLNNLPFPMKWSDNDNIVFANFSTSMNEFSYYNIKSKKNVPIKDKLYNPTARSRKAEKFIAELQKEKFAEKGLLFHYSPDSSKIAYVSGNNLYVYDVASKKNTQLTFDGSEVVLNGYASWVYYEEILGRPSKYCAYWWSPDSKHIAFYHSDDSQVPMFPIYDPSKAKNQIRTTHYPMAGEKNPEVKIGIVKAEGGAITWADFNEKDDQYFGIPFWNADGSRFIVPWMPRVQQDLIFYSVNPLSGAKEPIYKEHQNTWIEWPEQMEFTKEGFYMVRDFSMWEEIYYQSFDGKVSKQITDGKNWSINFVRLDQKNGEFYFTAKREISTRVDFYKVNIKSGKITRLSEGEYDYENISLSPDSKHFIAFRSNCSTPNQLVLMPCDGSGKVTIIADSKGAEFDNYNIALPEMVYIKTHDGYTIPAKVTYPVNFDKSKKYPLLIYIYGGPNTPMVDDVFAGVGRRTQWWAYQDVIQVTMDNRASGHCGKEGLNFLYRNFWSVELSDFEEWMQYFDSKPYVNADKVGINGFSYGGSMTTLCVTEGCKYFKYGIAGGGVYDYLLYDSHYTERYMDTPQRNPEGYARTKMSDRIAKSGYKGDSSNYLMLTHGAADDNVHIQNTIGLVQDLQNMGKQFDLMIYPGQLHGYRGKQATFSAISDYNFWYKHLLDKETPQVLIDALYK; encoded by the coding sequence ATGAGAAATAAGAAACATATTTATTTGATTGCAGGCATATTATGCAGTGCAATTACTTTTGCCTCTTTTGGGGCATCTTTTGCCCAGAAGGGGAGTTCACCAGAAAGGGGAGATAGCTATTCATCTGCAAAAAAGAATTTTACATTGGAGCAGATTGCCTCCAACAACATTCCGGCTGGAGTTCTGAATAATTTGCCATTTCCGATGAAATGGTCTGATAATGACAATATTGTTTTTGCCAATTTCTCCACAAGCATGAACGAGTTCAGCTATTACAATATTAAAAGCAAGAAAAATGTGCCCATTAAAGACAAATTATATAATCCTACGGCACGCTCAAGAAAAGCTGAAAAATTTATTGCTGAATTGCAAAAAGAGAAGTTTGCGGAGAAGGGGCTGTTGTTCCATTATTCTCCCGACAGTTCAAAGATTGCATATGTTTCCGGCAACAATTTATATGTGTATGATGTTGCCTCAAAGAAGAATACACAGCTGACTTTTGATGGCAGTGAAGTTGTTCTAAACGGTTATGCATCATGGGTTTATTATGAAGAAATTTTAGGCCGACCTTCTAAGTACTGTGCTTATTGGTGGAGTCCGGACAGCAAGCATATTGCTTTTTATCATTCAGATGACAGTCAGGTTCCTATGTTCCCGATTTATGACCCTTCAAAGGCAAAGAATCAAATTCGCACTACGCACTATCCAATGGCCGGAGAGAAAAACCCTGAGGTTAAAATTGGAATTGTAAAGGCAGAGGGCGGTGCAATTACATGGGCCGATTTTAATGAGAAAGATGACCAGTATTTTGGAATTCCTTTCTGGAATGCAGATGGCAGCAGGTTTATAGTTCCTTGGATGCCAAGGGTTCAGCAGGATTTGATTTTCTATTCAGTCAATCCGCTGTCGGGAGCTAAAGAGCCAATTTATAAAGAGCATCAGAACACCTGGATTGAGTGGCCGGAGCAGATGGAGTTTACAAAAGAGGGCTTTTATATGGTAAGAGATTTCTCCATGTGGGAGGAAATTTATTATCAATCTTTTGACGGCAAGGTTTCTAAACAGATTACTGACGGCAAAAACTGGAGTATTAATTTTGTTCGCCTGGACCAGAAGAACGGCGAGTTTTATTTTACTGCAAAAAGAGAAATTAGCACTCGCGTTGATTTTTATAAAGTAAACATAAAGAGCGGTAAGATTACAAGACTTTCAGAGGGGGAATATGATTATGAGAACATCTCATTGTCTCCTGATTCAAAGCATTTTATCGCGTTTCGTTCAAATTGTTCAACCCCTAATCAGCTGGTACTTATGCCTTGCGACGGCTCAGGAAAAGTTACAATTATCGCAGATTCAAAAGGTGCTGAATTTGACAATTATAACATTGCGCTGCCGGAGATGGTTTATATTAAAACTCACGACGGTTACACAATACCTGCAAAGGTTACATACCCCGTTAACTTTGACAAGAGTAAAAAATATCCTCTCTTGATTTATATCTATGGAGGACCTAATACGCCGATGGTAGATGATGTTTTTGCGGGAGTTGGAAGAAGAACGCAATGGTGGGCATATCAGGATGTTATACAGGTTACTATGGATAACAGAGCTTCCGGTCACTGCGGTAAAGAGGGACTTAATTTCTTGTACAGAAATTTCTGGTCAGTAGAGCTGAGCGACTTTGAAGAGTGGATGCAATACTTTGATTCAAAGCCTTATGTAAATGCGGATAAAGTTGGAATAAACGGCTTCTCTTATGGAGGCAGCATGACAACTCTTTGCGTAACAGAAGGTTGCAAGTATTTTAAGTATGGAATAGCAGGAGGGGGAGTTTATGATTATTTGCTGTATGATTCACATTATACGGAGAGATATATGGATACTCCGCAGCGCAACCCGGAGGGTTACGCACGCACAAAAATGTCCGACAGAATTGCAAAGTCAGGCTATAAGGGAGATTCTTCTAACTATTTGATGCTCACACACGGAGCCGCAGATGATAATGTGCATATTCAAAATACCATTGGACTTGTGCAGGATTTGCAGAATATGGGCAAGCAGTTTGACCTGATGATTTATCCGGGGCAGCTTCACGGATACCGCGGAAAGCAGGCAACTTTCTCAGCTATATCAGATTATAACTTCTGGTATAAACATTTGCTGGATAAGGAAACCCCTCAGGTTTTGATTGATGCTTTATATAAGTAA
- a CDS encoding AAA family ATPase yields MAVDNYLTGKMIKRFKLEPTACQKNLFDQMSAFLSADPEKEWMMVISGYAGTGKTSALASFIGVLKEYGYKYVLLAPTGRAAKVLSNFTGEVAKTIHKQIYRQKSLADGLGLFSLDFNKNKETVFIVDEVSLLSAQSENGSIFGTGNVLSDLITYVRNDTSNRLVLTGDPAQLPPVGLEKSPALDLDYLYRYTHNIRSAHLTSVVRQAHESGILYNATLLRNDIESENLDAPKFCLKKFTDIEKITGDRLIEKISDSIDKYGMDDVVVLCRSNARANKYNLGIRAQVLYREEQLSRGDKLMIVKNCYQFENQSKDLDFIANGDVAELIKISNYTERYNLHFANATLMFPDYNKAEVNAKIILDTLTSTSAALGPDQQRELYHAVYEDYSSIENKRKRNSAVREDPFFNALQVKYSTAITGHKSQGGQWRCVFIDNVLWRDDITLDDKKWLYTAITRAVEKVYLVNFADKFIEK; encoded by the coding sequence ATGGCTGTTGATAATTATTTAACAGGCAAGATGATTAAGAGGTTCAAACTTGAGCCTACCGCATGTCAGAAGAATTTGTTTGATCAGATGTCGGCGTTTCTTTCAGCTGATCCTGAGAAGGAATGGATGATGGTGATAAGCGGATATGCAGGTACCGGTAAGACATCTGCCCTTGCTTCCTTTATTGGCGTTTTAAAGGAGTACGGATATAAATATGTACTTCTTGCCCCTACCGGCAGGGCTGCAAAGGTGTTATCAAATTTTACGGGAGAAGTTGCTAAAACTATTCATAAACAGATATATAGACAAAAGTCTCTGGCAGATGGACTGGGGCTTTTTTCCCTGGACTTTAATAAAAATAAAGAGACTGTATTTATAGTGGATGAAGTATCTCTTCTTTCTGCACAGAGTGAAAACGGTTCCATATTTGGTACAGGAAATGTATTGTCTGATTTAATAACTTACGTGCGAAATGATACTTCCAATAGATTGGTACTCACCGGAGATCCTGCGCAACTTCCCCCTGTGGGACTGGAGAAAAGTCCAGCCCTTGATTTAGATTATCTTTATAGATATACGCATAATATTAGGTCCGCCCATCTTACAAGCGTTGTGAGACAGGCGCATGAAAGCGGCATTTTATATAATGCAACTTTGCTCAGAAATGACATTGAGAGCGAGAATTTAGATGCTCCAAAATTTTGCCTTAAGAAATTTACAGATATTGAGAAGATTACCGGCGACCGTCTGATAGAGAAAATTTCAGATTCAATTGATAAGTACGGAATGGATGATGTTGTTGTTCTGTGCCGTTCTAATGCGCGCGCAAACAAGTATAATTTGGGTATTCGCGCACAGGTGCTTTACAGAGAAGAGCAGCTCTCCAGGGGAGATAAGCTGATGATTGTAAAGAATTGCTATCAGTTTGAGAATCAGTCTAAAGATTTGGATTTTATTGCAAATGGAGATGTTGCTGAACTTATAAAAATTTCCAATTATACTGAGCGCTACAATCTGCATTTTGCAAATGCGACTTTAATGTTCCCGGACTACAACAAGGCTGAGGTAAACGCAAAAATAATTTTGGATACGCTTACATCTACCTCCGCAGCTCTTGGTCCTGACCAGCAAAGAGAGCTGTATCACGCTGTATATGAAGATTATTCATCTATCGAGAATAAAAGAAAAAGAAATTCCGCAGTAAGAGAAGATCCTTTCTTTAACGCGCTGCAAGTAAAATATTCTACCGCAATTACAGGCCATAAGTCCCAGGGCGGACAATGGCGCTGTGTGTTCATAGATAATGTGTTGTGGAGAGATGATATTACGCTTGATGACAAAAAGTGGCTGTATACAGCAATAACGCGTGCTGTTGAGAAAGTTTATTTGGTTAACTTCGCAGATAAGTTCATAGAAAAATAG
- the surE gene encoding 5'/3'-nucleotidase SurE, with protein sequence MKSKKLEILITNDDGYRSKGFKTAIEIFSKYGNVTAIAPRDVQSGKSAALTMDVPLWLKKIAEKKASNGNTIQIYSFTGAPVDCIKMAMNRFFDVKHLPDILISGINHGSNASVAAVYSGTLGATKEGTIYGIPSIGLSINTHKADANFAPVKKYIGVIMKNFFACPPKPGIYLNINFPDIPVGKIKGIKFAESGNGMWLDELNSYKTPQGKEYFWISGEFFDKDTSKIGDHTIVEEGYIAIVPHKVNDTDYEERKRLMSKWKL encoded by the coding sequence ATGAAGAGCAAAAAGCTTGAGATACTGATAACTAACGACGACGGATACCGTTCAAAGGGATTTAAAACCGCAATAGAAATTTTCTCAAAATATGGCAATGTGACAGCTATTGCACCACGTGACGTTCAGAGCGGAAAATCTGCCGCTTTGACAATGGACGTGCCTCTTTGGCTGAAAAAGATTGCAGAGAAAAAAGCTAGTAACGGAAACACAATACAAATCTACTCATTCACAGGTGCTCCGGTTGATTGCATTAAGATGGCGATGAACAGATTTTTTGATGTTAAACATCTGCCGGATATTTTGATTTCCGGCATAAATCACGGTTCTAATGCCTCCGTAGCAGCTGTTTATTCAGGTACACTGGGAGCGACAAAAGAGGGAACGATATACGGAATTCCATCAATAGGATTATCCATCAATACTCATAAAGCTGATGCCAATTTTGCACCGGTGAAAAAGTACATAGGCGTGATTATGAAGAATTTCTTTGCATGTCCGCCCAAACCTGGTATTTATCTGAACATCAACTTTCCTGACATACCTGTCGGGAAAATAAAGGGAATAAAATTTGCCGAGAGCGGAAACGGAATGTGGCTGGATGAATTGAATTCTTACAAGACACCGCAGGGAAAAGAGTATTTCTGGATTTCAGGGGAGTTCTTTGACAAAGACACTTCCAAAATTGGAGACCATACGATTGTGGAGGAGGGATACATTGCCATTGTGCCTCACAAGGTGAATGACACTGATTATGAGGAGAGAAAGAGATTAATGTCTAAATGGAAATTATAA
- a CDS encoding ComEC/Rec2 family competence protein, which produces MKRGGVKITAAFLSGIFVSEMFMRPGGWLGIHIFENHLFYFLIPTVFLFAAAILLLHFLWRSYLKPSRFNLYFSSCVIALFFLLGAERFSVFNGVISPFSNSYISGQPQNVSSPEKTIEKIKDFSIKARTKAETKLRTYIIDKEDYAVMSAFTLGDKTEIPKTLKDSYRNAGVMHTLALSGLHVGIIWTIITTLLFAFKINYRGKLAGLSITIIIIILYSIITGFSPSVQRAGIMLTVWRVSDITFRQTDKWNILCISALIICLIDPSALFKAGFQLSFAAVAGIALIYPVINESFKQIIGMGIKPKEDSADETGEDEDPEIKAKKRAEREAQYTPRARSIKKIKGCIIFICSLIGISLSCQITTLPLTLYYFGSVPEHFLLANVAVIPLVTIVLYLLVAAIITYPFPLIGAAITTAARFSIGLLNAIVMFLGT; this is translated from the coding sequence ATGAAAAGAGGGGGAGTTAAAATCACTGCCGCATTTCTGAGCGGCATTTTTGTTTCTGAAATGTTCATGAGGCCAGGCGGTTGGCTGGGAATTCACATTTTTGAAAATCACTTGTTTTATTTTTTAATCCCGACAGTTTTTCTTTTTGCCGCCGCAATTTTGTTGCTCCATTTTTTATGGCGTTCATATCTTAAGCCGTCACGATTCAATTTATATTTTAGCAGCTGCGTCATTGCCTTATTCTTTTTGCTTGGTGCAGAAAGATTCAGCGTATTCAATGGAGTGATTTCTCCTTTTAGCAATTCTTATATTTCCGGACAGCCTCAAAATGTTTCATCACCAGAAAAAACAATTGAAAAAATCAAAGATTTCTCTATTAAAGCAAGGACAAAGGCGGAAACAAAATTAAGGACATATATAATTGATAAAGAGGATTATGCAGTAATGTCTGCATTTACTCTCGGAGATAAAACGGAGATTCCAAAAACGCTAAAAGACTCATACAGAAATGCCGGGGTGATGCACACTCTGGCCCTATCAGGATTACATGTGGGAATAATTTGGACAATCATAACTACCCTGCTCTTTGCATTTAAAATAAACTATAGGGGCAAACTTGCCGGGCTTTCAATTACAATTATCATAATCATCTTATACTCAATTATCACAGGCTTCAGCCCATCTGTGCAAAGAGCCGGGATTATGCTGACCGTATGGAGGGTATCAGACATAACATTCAGACAAACAGATAAATGGAATATTCTATGCATATCCGCGCTAATCATCTGTTTAATAGACCCTTCCGCACTTTTCAAGGCAGGGTTCCAGCTCTCCTTTGCAGCCGTGGCAGGTATTGCTTTAATATATCCTGTTATAAATGAGAGTTTTAAACAAATTATAGGGATGGGAATAAAACCAAAAGAAGATAGCGCGGATGAAACGGGAGAAGATGAAGATCCTGAAATAAAGGCAAAGAAAAGAGCTGAACGTGAAGCTCAATATACTCCAAGAGCAAGAAGCATAAAAAAGATAAAAGGCTGCATAATATTCATTTGCAGCCTTATAGGGATTTCTCTATCTTGTCAGATAACAACTCTTCCGCTTACTCTTTACTACTTTGGAAGCGTGCCGGAGCATTTTCTTTTGGCCAATGTTGCAGTTATTCCTTTAGTCACGATAGTTCTATACCTGCTTGTAGCTGCTATTATAACATATCCGTTTCCTCTGATTGGCGCAGCTATAACAACAGCAGCCCGTTTTTCAATCGGGCTGCTAAATGCTATTGTTATGTTTCTTGGAACCTAA
- a CDS encoding YegS/Rv2252/BmrU family lipid kinase — translation MKKIAFIVNPGSGTGSKAIIAAYAHDVFGNNPDYHMELFKMSRPGDACEAASDFSNSGFDIVAAIGGDGTVNSVAKGLVNKKTKLAIVPVGSGNGLARHLKIPLDYKRAISLILKEKTISADAGQINGQVFFCTAGLGFEAVIGNAFNAGKDRGLISYVNFCAKEYFTYRPENYTIQIGGNSYKTRAFLITFANAAQWGNNAFIAPEANISDGLLDIIVWKSAPVATVPFLAAELFLGTLRHSNLVDMYRTESLHIIREKEGLVQFDGESRMMGADITVSVLKGAVNIIVP, via the coding sequence GTGAAAAAAATAGCATTCATAGTAAATCCTGGTTCAGGAACAGGGAGCAAGGCGATTATTGCAGCCTATGCTCATGATGTTTTTGGGAATAATCCAGATTATCATATGGAGCTATTTAAAATGTCCAGACCAGGGGATGCTTGTGAGGCTGCCTCCGATTTTTCCAACAGCGGCTTTGATATTGTAGCCGCCATTGGAGGTGACGGTACGGTAAACAGCGTTGCTAAAGGTTTGGTGAATAAGAAGACAAAGCTCGCGATAGTTCCTGTTGGAAGCGGCAACGGACTTGCAAGGCATCTTAAAATTCCGTTGGATTATAAGCGTGCGATATCCTTGATTTTGAAGGAGAAAACCATCTCCGCGGATGCCGGGCAAATTAACGGGCAAGTGTTTTTCTGCACGGCAGGCCTTGGTTTTGAGGCTGTTATCGGGAATGCTTTTAACGCCGGAAAAGATAGGGGTTTAATTTCTTATGTAAATTTTTGCGCCAAAGAATATTTCACGTATCGTCCTGAAAATTACACCATTCAGATTGGCGGCAATTCATATAAAACAAGAGCTTTTCTGATTACTTTTGCCAATGCGGCGCAATGGGGAAATAATGCATTTATTGCCCCTGAAGCTAATATTTCTGATGGTTTGCTGGATATCATAGTATGGAAAAGCGCGCCTGTTGCCACAGTCCCTTTTTTAGCCGCAGAGCTTTTTTTAGGGACATTAAGGCACTCAAATTTGGTTGATATGTATAGAACTGAGAGCTTGCATATTATCCGGGAGAAGGAGGGACTTGTACAATTTGACGGCGAGAGCAGAATGATGGGTGCAGATATCACAGTATCAGTACTTAAGGGGGCTGTTAATATAATTGTCCCTTAA
- the gap gene encoding type I glyceraldehyde-3-phosphate dehydrogenase has protein sequence MSKIKVGINGFGRIGRLVFRAAQERDDIQIVGINDLLDVDYMAYMLKYDTMHGHFNGTVEVKDGKLIVNGNSIRVTSEMDPANLKWNEVGAEYVVESTGLFLTKEKAEAHIKAGAKRVVMSAPSKDDTPMFVCGVNADKYAGQPIVSNASCTTNCLAPITKVLNDKFGVVNGLMTTVHSSTATQKTVDGPSKKDWRGGRAAAGNIIPSSTGAAKAVGKVIPELNGKLTGMSMRVPTLDVSVVDLTVNLAKPTTYDEICKAMKDASEGELKGILGYTEDAVVSSDFLGDARTSIFDAKAGIQIAPTFVKVVSWYDNEWGYSNKVLDLIKAMSKVK, from the coding sequence ATGAGTAAAATTAAAGTAGGTATTAACGGTTTTGGACGTATTGGTCGCTTGGTGTTCAGAGCCGCACAGGAAAGAGATGACATTCAGATTGTAGGTATCAATGATTTGCTGGATGTAGATTACATGGCTTACATGCTTAAGTATGATACAATGCATGGCCATTTTAATGGAACAGTTGAGGTTAAGGATGGCAAATTAATTGTTAATGGAAATTCTATCAGAGTTACTTCAGAAATGGATCCTGCTAACCTTAAATGGAATGAGGTTGGTGCTGAATATGTTGTTGAGTCTACAGGTCTTTTCTTGACTAAAGAGAAGGCAGAGGCTCATATCAAAGCCGGTGCAAAGAGAGTTGTTATGTCAGCTCCGTCTAAGGATGATACCCCAATGTTTGTTTGCGGTGTAAACGCAGATAAATATGCAGGTCAGCCAATTGTATCCAATGCTTCTTGTACTACAAACTGTCTTGCTCCTATTACCAAGGTTCTTAATGATAAGTTTGGAGTAGTAAACGGTTTGATGACAACTGTTCACTCAAGCACTGCAACTCAGAAGACTGTTGATGGTCCTTCTAAGAAAGACTGGAGAGGCGGACGTGCTGCTGCCGGCAACATAATCCCTTCATCTACAGGTGCTGCAAAGGCTGTTGGAAAAGTTATTCCTGAGCTTAACGGCAAACTTACAGGTATGTCAATGAGAGTTCCAACCTTGGATGTTTCTGTTGTTGATCTTACAGTAAACTTGGCTAAGCCAACCACTTATGATGAGATTTGCAAGGCCATGAAGGATGCTTCAGAGGGAGAGTTGAAAGGTATTCTAGGATATACGGAAGATGCAGTTGTTTCTTCTGACTTCCTGGGTGATGCAAGAACTTCTATCTTTGATGCAAAAGCAGGCATTCAGATTGCCCCAACATTTGTGAAAGTTGTTTCTTGGTATGACAATGAGTGGGGATATTCAAACAAAGTTCTGGACCTTATCAAGGCTATGAGCAAGGTCAAGTAA